Proteins from one Oncorhynchus gorbuscha isolate QuinsamMale2020 ecotype Even-year linkage group LG18, OgorEven_v1.0, whole genome shotgun sequence genomic window:
- the LOC124003709 gene encoding neuronal pentraxin-1-like, with product MSGNMPGIIEGHSWQLFLLSLLVLEGSTQDFGQTQFICTSVPKDMDLCAATMQNSGPAEDLKTTVMQLRETVLQQKETIMNQKETIRELTSKLSRCESQSLPEAGAGGRRIVPGAKNTMGDVSRGPQDTLAQLGQTLQTLKQRLENLEQYSRNNGTAQANSLKDLLQNKIDDMEKQVLSRVNTLEETKPGQKNDTDQRNRVESTLTSMHHRITDLEKGGKDNRPLDKFQLTFPLRTNYMYAKAKRTLPEMYAFTVCLWIKSNASPGVGTPFSYAVPGQANELVLIEWGNNPMEILINDKVAKLPFIINDGKWHHICITWTTRDGMWEAFQDGVLRGSGENLAPYHPIKPQGVLVLGQEQDTLGGGFDATQAYVGELANLNMWDRKLSIGDIYNLATCNSKAQTGNVFSWSESNIEVFGGATKWTFEPCRALN from the exons ATGTCAGGAAACATGCCTGGAATCATTGAGGGACACTCTTGGCAACTTTTCCTACTTTCATTATTGGTTTTGGAGGGGTCAACGCAAGATTTCGGACAGACCCAGTTTATTTGCACGTCTGTGCCCAAGGATATGGACTTGTGCGCGGCTACGATGCAGAACAGCGGTCCGGCAGAGGATTTGAAGACGACGGTGATGCAATTGAGGGAGACCGTGTTACAGCAAAAGGAAACCATTATGAACCAAAAGGAGACAATCAGGGAACTAACGTCCAAGTTGAGCCGGTGTGAGAGCCAGAGTCTGCCCGAGGCGGGAGCGGGAGGCCGGAGAATAGTACCGGGCGCCAAGAACACTATGGGGGACGTATCAAGGGGTCCTCAGGACACTCTCGCTCAACTAGGACAGACTTTACAGACTCTCAAACAGAGGTTGGAGAATCTTGAG CAATACAGCCGAAACAACGGTACGGCCCAGGCGAATAGTCTGAAAGACCTGCTTCAGAACAAGATTGATGATATGGAGAAGCAGGTGCTGTCCCGGGTCAACACCCTGGAGGAGACCAAACCGGGTCAGAAGAACGACACGGACCAGCGGAACCGAGTGGAGTCCACGCTGACTTCCATGCATCACCGGATAACGGACCTAGAGAAAG GTGGGAAAGACAACAGACCACTGGACAAGTTCCAGCTGACATTCCCGTTGAGAACCAACTACATGTACGCCAAAGCCAAGAGAACCCTGCCGGAGATGTATGCCTTCACCGTGTGTCTGTGGATTAAATCTAACGCGTCGCCCGGGGTGGGCACACCTTTCTCCTACGCTGTCCCAGGGCAGGCCAACGAGCTGGTGCTGATTGAGTGGGGAAATAACCCGATGGAGATACTCATCAATGATAAG GTGGCCAAGTTGCCGTTCATCATCAACGACGGGAAGTGGCATCACATCTGCATCACCTGGACCACGCGCGACGGGATGTGGGAGGCGTTTCAGGACGGAGTGCTGCGGGGCAGTGGAGAGAATCTGGCGCCATACCATCCCATCAAGCCGCAGGGGGTCCTCGTACTGGGACAAGAGCAG GACACGCTGGGGGGAGGTTTCGACGCCACACAAGCATACGTGGGTGAGCTAGCAAATCTCAACATGTGGGATAGGAAGCTTTCCATCGGGGATATTTATAACCTGGCAACCTGCAACAGTAAAGCGCAAACTGGCAACGTATTCTCTTGGTCGGAGTCCAACATTGAAGTATTCGGTGGAGCTACCAAGTGGACATTCGAGCCGTGCCGTGCGCTCAACTGA